A genomic window from Sanguibacter antarcticus includes:
- a CDS encoding ISL3 family transposase — MLDATFACPDLTTFARLDELGLHVVGQRLEPDRTVLACRVVQDDGWCRRCGCEGSPRDSVTRRLAHEPLGWRPTVLLVTVRRYQCTGCGHVWRQDLTKAAQPRSKLSRRALAWALEGLVVQHLTIARIAESLGVSWHTANDAVLAEGKRVLIDDPARFGGVSVLGVDEHVWRHTRRGEKYVTVIIDLTPIRDGTGPARLLDMVEGRSKAAFKTWLAERPETWRQEVEVVAMDGFTGFKTATSEELPDAVAVMDPFHVVRLAGDALDRCRRRVQQDTHGHRGRATDPLYRARRTLHTGADLLTNKQQSRLEALFAIDEHVQVEATWGVYQQMIAAYRHPDRTQGRALMSKLIDAVASGVPRALSEVITLGRTLKKRADDVLAYFERPGTSNGPTEALNGRLEHLRGSALGFRNLTNYIARSLLETGGFRPQLHPRMR; from the coding sequence GTGCTTGACGCTACCTTCGCTTGCCCTGACCTGACCACGTTCGCTCGCCTCGACGAACTCGGCCTGCATGTCGTGGGGCAACGCCTCGAACCTGACCGGACGGTCCTGGCGTGCCGGGTCGTGCAGGACGACGGGTGGTGTCGTCGGTGTGGGTGCGAGGGCTCGCCCCGGGATAGCGTGACGCGCCGGTTGGCCCATGAGCCGCTGGGCTGGCGTCCCACGGTGTTGCTGGTCACGGTGCGCCGCTACCAGTGCACCGGGTGCGGGCACGTGTGGCGCCAGGACCTCACCAAGGCCGCGCAGCCGCGCTCGAAGCTCTCACGTCGCGCGCTGGCCTGGGCCCTGGAAGGGCTCGTCGTCCAGCACCTGACGATCGCCCGCATCGCGGAGAGCTTGGGGGTCTCCTGGCACACCGCCAACGACGCGGTGCTGGCCGAAGGCAAGCGGGTGCTGATCGATGACCCGGCCCGGTTCGGCGGAGTGAGCGTGCTCGGAGTCGACGAGCACGTGTGGCGCCACACCCGCCGCGGCGAGAAGTACGTCACCGTGATCATCGACCTGACCCCGATCCGCGACGGCACGGGGCCAGCGAGGCTGTTGGACATGGTCGAGGGTCGCTCCAAGGCCGCGTTCAAGACCTGGCTCGCCGAGCGCCCCGAGACGTGGCGTCAGGAGGTGGAGGTCGTCGCGATGGATGGGTTCACCGGGTTCAAGACCGCCACCAGCGAAGAACTGCCCGACGCGGTCGCGGTGATGGACCCCTTCCACGTCGTCCGCCTGGCCGGCGACGCGTTGGACCGGTGCCGGCGCCGCGTCCAGCAAGACACCCACGGCCACCGCGGCCGCGCCACCGACCCGCTCTACCGGGCCCGCCGCACCTTGCACACCGGCGCCGACCTGCTCACCAACAAGCAACAATCGCGCCTCGAGGCGTTGTTCGCGATCGATGAGCACGTCCAGGTCGAGGCAACCTGGGGCGTCTACCAGCAGATGATCGCGGCCTACCGCCACCCCGACCGCACGCAAGGCCGAGCGTTGATGAGCAAGCTCATTGACGCGGTCGCCAGCGGCGTCCCGCGCGCACTGAGCGAAGTCATCACTCTCGGGCGGACCCTGAAGAAGCGCGCCGACGACGTCCTGGCCTACTTCGAACGCCCCGGCACATCCAACGGGCCAACCGAAGCCTTGAACGGACGCCTCGAACACCTACGCGGGTCCGCCCTCGGGTTCCGCAATCTGACGAACTACATCGCCCGATCCCTACTCGAGACCGGCGGCTTCAGACCCCAACTACACCCTCGAATGCGATGA
- a CDS encoding ISL3 family transposase, whose translation MSDATFTRPDLTTFCRLDELGLEAIGQRLEPDRAVLACRITEPDNWCRRCGCEGIFRDSVTRELAHEPLGWRPTTLVLTVRRYQCTGCSHVWRQDTNAAAEPRSKISRRGLRWALEGLVLQHLTVARIAEGLAVAWNTANAAVLAEGRRRLIADPRRFETVTTIGVDEHVWRHTRHGDKYVTVIIDLTPIRGGTGPSRLLDMVAGRSKQVFKTWLSGRPQDWRDGVEVVAMDGFTGFKTAAAEELPQAVAVMDPFHVVRLAGDALDRCRRRVQHDLHGHRGRRDDPLYRARRTLHTGASLLTQKQTARIAALFASDEHVQVEATWGIYQAMVTAYREPDRARGKALMETLITSVTSGVPAALTEIITLGRTLKKRAIDVLAYFDRPGTSNGPTEAINGRLEHLRGSALGFRNLTNYIARSLLEAGGFRPLLHSGLR comes from the coding sequence GTGTCTGACGCTACCTTCACGCGCCCCGATCTGACCACATTCTGCCGTCTTGACGAGCTGGGCCTGGAGGCGATCGGGCAGCGCCTGGAGCCTGATCGGGCTGTCTTGGCGTGCCGGATCACCGAGCCGGACAACTGGTGCCGGCGGTGCGGGTGCGAGGGGATCTTTCGAGACAGTGTCACTCGTGAACTCGCGCACGAACCTCTGGGTTGGCGGCCGACCACGCTCGTGCTCACGGTGCGCCGCTACCAGTGCACGGGCTGCTCTCATGTGTGGCGCCAAGACACCAACGCCGCGGCCGAGCCGCGTTCGAAGATCTCCCGCCGCGGCCTGCGCTGGGCGCTGGAAGGCCTGGTCCTCCAGCACCTCACGGTGGCCCGGATCGCCGAAGGCCTCGCGGTCGCTTGGAACACCGCCAACGCGGCCGTCTTGGCAGAAGGTCGCCGTCGCTTGATCGCCGACCCCCGCCGTTTTGAGACGGTGACGACGATCGGGGTTGATGAGCACGTCTGGCGCCACACCCGCCACGGCGACAAATACGTGACCGTCATCATTGATCTCACCCCGATCCGGGGCGGGACCGGCCCCTCCCGGCTCCTGGACATGGTCGCCGGCCGCTCCAAGCAGGTCTTCAAGACCTGGCTCTCTGGCCGCCCCCAGGACTGGCGCGACGGGGTCGAAGTGGTCGCGATGGATGGGTTCACCGGCTTCAAGACCGCCGCCGCCGAAGAGCTCCCCCAGGCGGTCGCGGTGATGGATCCGTTCCACGTCGTCCGTCTCGCCGGGGACGCCTTGGACCGTTGCCGGCGCCGCGTTCAGCACGACCTGCACGGCCACCGCGGCCGCCGAGACGACCCGCTCTACCGCGCCCGCCGGACCTTGCACACCGGCGCCAGTCTCCTCACCCAGAAGCAGACTGCCCGGATCGCGGCACTGTTCGCCAGTGACGAGCATGTTCAGGTTGAGGCGACCTGGGGCATCTACCAGGCGATGGTCACCGCCTACCGCGAACCCGACCGCGCCAGAGGCAAAGCCCTGATGGAAACCCTGATCACCTCGGTCACCTCCGGCGTTCCGGCCGCCCTGACCGAGATCATCACCCTCGGTCGAACACTCAAGAAACGAGCCATCGACGTCCTGGCCTACTTCGACCGCCCCGGCACCAGCAACGGACCTACCGAAGCCATCAACGGCCGTCTCGAGCACCTGCGCGGCTCGGCCCTCGGCTTCCGGAACCTGACGAACTACATCGCCAGATCGCTGCTCGAAGCCGGCGGCTTCAGACCGCTCCTACACTCTGGATTGCGATGA